The following are encoded together in the Neofelis nebulosa isolate mNeoNeb1 chromosome 9, mNeoNeb1.pri, whole genome shotgun sequence genome:
- the FAM228A gene encoding LOW QUALITY PROTEIN: protein FAM228A (The sequence of the model RefSeq protein was modified relative to this genomic sequence to represent the inferred CDS: inserted 2 bases in 1 codon), whose protein sequence is MASKKVSTCGEHFRPEKLKEWPELESVALMEVLAREDIDEAVLAILFRENYIAKVMLPLFCDSLFRRWQEMDEEKRAVFQNKTGKRYTLKECKDLEKARLYATLPHFTFTLHDVILXEWHKASARSVRNKTPSKCSGAPVRISTNNTIFERQFHSSKLSQENGREERNCVVSRDLGEQGWDGTSCNMHKMTGIDFGI, encoded by the exons ATGGCTTCCAAGAAAGTGTCTACCTGTGGTGAACATTTCAggccagaaaaattaaaagaatggcCAGAGCTCGAGTCAGTTGCTTTAATGGAG GTGTTAGCTAGAGAAGACATTGATGAAGCTGTACTTGCAATATTATTTAGAGAAAATTACATTGCCAAG gTTATGTTGCCTTTGTTTTGTGATTCCCTGTTTAGAAGATGGCAAGAGATGGATGAAGAGAAGAGAgctgtttttcaaaataagacAG GAAAACGATATACCTTAAAAGAATGTAAAGACCTAGAGAAGGCCAGGCTTTATGCCACATTGCCCCATTTCACTTTTACTCTACATGATGTTATTCT AGAGTGGCATAAAGCCTCTGCGAGATCTGTGAGAAACAAAACACCTAGTAAATGCAG tggtgCACCGGTtcgcatttccaccaacaat ACCATTTTTGAAAGGCAATTTCATTCCTCAAAGCTCAGCCAGGAgaatggaagggaagagaggaattgTGTGGTGAGCAGAGATCtgggggagcagggctgggatGGCACAAGTTGCAACATGCACAAGATGACAGGCATTGATTTTGGAATTTGA